The genomic DNA AAGGTCTGAATTAAACTTCAGTCGCGGTTCAATATATGGGGCGGTTCCGCCATTTTCTAAAACAGCCCGCAGCATATCCGTAATCATATAAGCCGTTTGCTTCGAAAATACCTTCACAGGATCAACCTTATGCTTGTAGATTGATTTTCCATCAGCATTTGTAATGTTACTAATCATATAAGCCTCTTTAAATCGACCATCATTAGCAAAAGTTGTAAATGCATTCGTGTTTTCCGAATTATATACCCCTTTTGTTAAACCACCAATTGCTGATGCTGATACTTGACCATCTACGCCCGCGAGTGTTGAAAAACCCATTTTTTTAAGGTAATTCACTGGATGATAGCCTTGTCGAAGCGTTCGATCAAAAATACGAATGGCGGGCACGTTACGTGACCGATACAAAGCCCGTCTAGCACTTATAAACCCTTCAAATTGATTGTTGTAGTTGACTGGCTTGTAGTCACCTTTTACATACGGAAGGTCAGCTAGCAGACTTCCTGGCGAGATCACACCGTTTTCGATGGCTGGTCCATAATCCAGCAGTGGTTTCATAGTTGATCCATTCTGCCGCGGGATTTCCGTTGCAAAATTCCATTGTGACTTATCAAAACCTCGACCACCGACAAAACTCACAATCGCCCCATCGTTATTTCTTATAAGAGTTGAAGCCACTTGCATCGGCCATTTCTTTTTCGGATTGTCCTCATCAGCTATTGGCGCTTGATAGTTATCAAAATTCTGGATGACTTTCTGTTGGGCATCATAGACTTTTTTGTTAATGGTTGTATGAATGTGATAGCCCTCTGATGATAATTTTTTCTTAGCGTTATTAAGAAATTCTCTAAATAACTTATAGTTCTTTTTCGTCTTTTTCAAATTGCCATCATGACTTTTAGCAACATTTTTCATTGATTTGTCTAGGAATCTGCTTTCATAATCCCATTTTTGATAATTGTGATGAGCTGTTGCTAATTCTTCAGGCTTATACCCTTGCTGTTTAGCAAGGTGTTTAGCTATGATTTTTTCAGCTCTTTGACGAACTTCCTTAACAATATAAGGATATTTAGAGTATTCAGGGTCATTTTTGTCTTTAAAGTGTTTCTTATAATTATAGTCCATGGCTTTATGATACTGTTTTTTCGTTAAATATCCGGAATCTAGCATTCGTTTAAGGACAAGATGAGCACGATCAATGCCTGCTGATAGATCCTTTTTTAACTTACCTGAATTTTGATAAGGCGTATAGGTAAAAGGATTTTTTGGCAATCCTGCAAGGAAAGCGGCCTGTGGAATACTTAAATTTTTGGCTTTGACGCCAAAAATACCTTTGGCAGCTGCGCTAATGCCGGCAATATTTTGACCAGCTGCGTTACGACCGAAAGGAACGACGTTAAGATAGGCTTCGAGAATTTGATCTTTGTCGAAGTAACGTTCTAACCGCATGGATAATAGGATTTCCTTGGCTTTTCGATCAAAGGACACTTCATCTGTTAAAATTTGATTTTTAACGAGTTGTTGGGTTAGGGTGCTGCCACCGGTGACAATTGGCTGGTTTGTGAGTTCCTGATACGCCGCTCGAAAAACGGCTTTGGGAACGACACCAGAATGTTCATAAAAAAGATCATCCTCGGTTGCGATGAGTGCATGCTTTAGATGAGGTGACACTTTATCGATT from Tuberibacillus sp. Marseille-P3662 includes the following:
- a CDS encoding transglycosylase domain-containing protein, encoding MTFNREQIKSSYRKAVQWLRDKRILKGSRITYKVIWNMFLIFISIGLIFSFFAGGLAFGYFASLVQDQKVLSKEQMNQSVYNYSETSTVYFSGNKELGELRSDIFRNEISIDKVSPHLKHALIATEDDLFYEHSGVVPKAVFRAAYQELTNQPIVTGGSTLTQQLVKNQILTDEVSFDRKAKEILLSMRLERYFDKDQILEAYLNVVPFGRNAAGQNIAGISAAAKGIFGVKAKNLSIPQAAFLAGLPKNPFTYTPYQNSGKLKKDLSAGIDRAHLVLKRMLDSGYLTKKQYHKAMDYNYKKHFKDKNDPEYSKYPYIVKEVRQRAEKIIAKHLAKQQGYKPEELATAHHNYQKWDYESRFLDKSMKNVAKSHDGNLKKTKKNYKLFREFLNNAKKKLSSEGYHIHTTINKKVYDAQQKVIQNFDNYQAPIADEDNPKKKWPMQVASTLIRNNDGAIVSFVGGRGFDKSQWNFATEIPRQNGSTMKPLLDYGPAIENGVISPGSLLADLPYVKGDYKPVNYNNQFEGFISARRALYRSRNVPAIRIFDRTLRQGYHPVNYLKKMGFSTLAGVDGQVSASAIGGLTKGVYNSENTNAFTTFANDGRFKEAYMISNITNADGKSIYKHKVDPVKVFSKQTAYMITDMLRAVLENGGTAPYIEPRLKFNSDLAGKTGTTNNYLDNWFVGYNQNMTMSTWVGYEKQEKRYQLTGEYDLRTQKLWAGLANAAYDQKPELMDTNKQFNMPTGIVKRSFCGLTGESLTDACADAGFAASGLFSTDHLPGSGKDAFGKGTVAYLSEDQKVAALSNTPAEFTSEGGLLTREFLKDRYPHLPIDQVTSEQWGKAVPGAKFNPSQGAPAAPGGLSYGNGVLKWSDSQSKDVVGYRIYRASGDSNSFKEIGHVRSNEANKFQVGGGYNRYYVAAVDITGKTSGKTNMLTAGEPEKSDKPENQPTGGDGSNGSSNSGESDDSGESGDSGESGDSGESGDSGESDNSGGSNGSGGSNGSEGSDDGSEGSDDSTENQS